In Thalassospira sp. TSL5-1, the following are encoded in one genomic region:
- a CDS encoding GlxA family transcriptional regulator, giving the protein MGAHSDLPVKDVRSSDGRLIKPKTEAPRLSVGFILANRFTLCAFANFVDVLRLAADEGDRSRPILCKWTVLSDTMDPVTSSSGITVQPKERLGRPERFHYIVVVGGLMDETPHLNPVYHRFLHEAAEAGVPLVGICTGAFLLHQAGLLDGYRCCVSWFHHSDFMEQFEGLDPVADQIFVVDRDRLTCSGGASSAHLAAYLVDKHVGRAQANKSLHIMIIDDALQAENPQPGIPLDLKTRDPIVQRALLIMQQHIDTPLSVQEIARRMGNSKRQIERHFRLSLDTSPQVAFLNIRLDLARHLIERSQKSVAQVAVDCGFCDSSHLSRMFRRRYGCTPQALRRPTVVEEAELT; this is encoded by the coding sequence ATGGGCGCGCATAGTGACTTGCCGGTCAAGGATGTCAGGTCTTCTGATGGTCGGCTGATCAAGCCGAAAACGGAAGCGCCGCGCCTGTCGGTTGGCTTTATTCTGGCAAACCGTTTTACCCTGTGTGCCTTTGCCAACTTTGTTGATGTTCTGCGCCTTGCCGCAGATGAAGGGGACCGGAGCCGCCCCATATTATGTAAATGGACCGTTCTTTCCGATACAATGGACCCGGTGACGTCAAGTAGCGGTATTACCGTGCAGCCCAAAGAACGCCTGGGAAGGCCGGAACGGTTTCATTATATCGTTGTCGTGGGCGGACTGATGGACGAAACACCGCATCTTAACCCGGTTTATCATCGCTTTTTGCATGAAGCTGCAGAAGCGGGGGTTCCCCTGGTTGGCATTTGTACCGGTGCGTTTTTGCTGCATCAGGCCGGTTTGCTCGATGGGTATCGATGCTGTGTCAGTTGGTTTCACCATTCTGATTTTATGGAGCAGTTCGAGGGGCTTGACCCTGTTGCAGATCAGATCTTTGTGGTTGATCGTGACAGATTGACCTGTTCGGGCGGTGCAAGTTCGGCGCATTTGGCGGCTTATTTGGTCGACAAGCATGTCGGGCGGGCCCAAGCCAACAAAAGCCTGCATATCATGATTATTGACGATGCTTTGCAGGCGGAAAATCCGCAGCCGGGAATTCCACTCGATTTAAAAACCCGTGACCCTATCGTGCAGCGTGCGCTTTTGATTATGCAGCAGCATATCGATACACCTTTATCGGTGCAGGAAATTGCCCGGCGCATGGGCAATAGCAAACGGCAGATTGAACGCCATTTCCGCTTGAGTCTGGATACCTCTCCGCAGGTTGCATTTTTGAATATTCGTCTGGATCTGGCCCGGCATTTGATTGAACGCAGTCAAAAATCGGTGGCGCAGGTGGCTGTAGATTGCGGGTTTTGTGATTCCTCGCATTTAAGCCGTATGTTTCGCCGTCGCTACGGTTGTACGCCTCAAGCCTTGCGCCGCCCGACGGTGGTTGAAGAGGCCGAATTAACGTGA
- the purU gene encoding formyltetrahydrofolate deformylase: protein MSDTSYILRIACDDRPGIVAAVTSALASRNANIIESNQFLDRPTNQFFLRIAVSTPADLDKSQVELMLSPAVDRFNMKLKVQDLSRRPRIIIMVSKFDHAMLHLLYQIKVGWLEADVAAIVSNHETARKIAEQEGIPFHYMPVNRENKVEQEAALSDLITETNAELVVLARYMQVLTNEFSNKFFGMIINIHHSFLPSFKGAKPYHQAHERGVKLIGATAHYVTPDLDEGPIIEQETERVSHAMSAEDFVATGRDIEARVLARGIKYHLEGRVMLNNTRTVVFTC, encoded by the coding sequence GTGAGCGACACTTCATACATTCTGCGCATCGCCTGTGACGACCGGCCTGGTATTGTGGCGGCAGTAACGTCGGCCCTGGCATCGCGCAATGCCAATATCATTGAATCCAACCAGTTTCTGGATCGCCCGACGAACCAGTTTTTTCTGCGCATTGCCGTCAGCACCCCTGCCGATCTGGATAAATCCCAGGTCGAACTGATGTTAAGCCCGGCAGTTGACCGCTTTAACATGAAGCTAAAGGTCCAGGACCTGTCGCGTCGGCCAAGAATCATCATCATGGTTTCAAAATTTGACCATGCGATGCTTCATCTTCTGTATCAAATCAAGGTGGGCTGGCTGGAAGCGGACGTGGCCGCCATCGTATCCAACCATGAAACGGCCCGTAAAATCGCCGAACAGGAAGGCATTCCCTTCCATTACATGCCGGTTAACAGGGAAAACAAGGTTGAACAGGAAGCTGCCCTTTCCGACCTGATAACGGAAACAAATGCCGAACTGGTGGTTCTTGCCCGCTACATGCAGGTTCTGACCAACGAATTTTCCAATAAATTCTTTGGCATGATCATCAATATCCACCATTCGTTCCTGCCATCCTTCAAGGGGGCAAAGCCCTATCACCAGGCGCATGAACGCGGTGTGAAACTGATTGGGGCAACCGCCCATTATGTGACACCGGACCTTGATGAGGGGCCGATCATTGAACAGGAAACCGAACGGGTCAGCCACGCCATGTCGGCCGAGGATTTTGTCGCAACCGGCCGGGATATCGAGGCGCGTGTTCTGGCCCGCGGGATCAAATATCACCTCGAAGGTCGTGTCATGCTTAACAATACACGCACCGTCGTTTTCACCTGTTAA
- a CDS encoding hybrid-cluster NAD(P)-dependent oxidoreductase, with amino-acid sequence MADEKLTEVTRVPLWDPEQDDVLVCRQVRQETHDVKTFVFSGREPRAFRFYPGQYMTFDLPVEGMVTRCYTISASAARPYRVEITVKRVPGGPGSNWLHDYMVPGKEVNVSGPGGEFTADATGEDKLLFLSAGSGITPMMSMTRTACDLSEPSDLHFVHAARSPADIIFRDELALLATQNPSLKLAFTCETASANHSWSGYTGRLSLQMLSLMSPDFLERKIFCCGPALFMEGVRNMLQQAGFNMEKYYEESFDFGAETAGDLEEYASVAPEISDQTFRVSFPKTGHVVECGPGMTVLSAAREAGLLPVSSCQRGICGTCKSKLISGQVDMQHGGGIRQREIDQGKILICCSTPLSDIEVEI; translated from the coding sequence ATGGCTGACGAGAAACTGACCGAGGTAACCCGCGTACCCTTGTGGGACCCTGAACAGGATGACGTGCTGGTATGTCGTCAGGTGCGTCAGGAAACCCACGATGTAAAGACATTTGTCTTTTCTGGCCGGGAACCCCGCGCCTTTCGGTTCTATCCCGGTCAATATATGACATTTGACCTACCAGTCGAAGGCATGGTCACGCGCTGCTATACCATTTCCGCCTCCGCCGCCCGACCCTATCGTGTTGAAATCACCGTCAAGCGCGTCCCCGGCGGCCCCGGGTCCAACTGGCTGCATGATTACATGGTACCCGGCAAAGAGGTAAATGTATCAGGCCCGGGCGGCGAATTTACCGCTGACGCAACAGGCGAGGACAAACTCCTGTTCCTGTCGGCAGGCAGCGGCATCACCCCCATGATGTCGATGACACGAACAGCCTGTGATCTATCGGAACCCTCCGATCTGCATTTTGTTCATGCGGCCCGTTCGCCTGCCGATATTATTTTCCGCGACGAACTTGCCCTGCTTGCCACACAAAACCCGTCGCTTAAACTCGCCTTTACCTGTGAAACCGCCTCTGCCAATCATAGCTGGAGTGGTTACACGGGGCGCCTCAGTCTCCAGATGTTGTCCCTGATGTCGCCGGACTTTCTGGAACGCAAAATATTCTGCTGCGGCCCGGCCCTGTTTATGGAAGGGGTGCGGAACATGCTGCAGCAGGCGGGCTTCAATATGGAAAAATATTACGAAGAAAGTTTTGATTTTGGAGCCGAAACCGCAGGTGATCTTGAAGAATACGCCTCTGTCGCCCCTGAAATCAGCGACCAGACTTTCCGTGTGAGTTTCCCCAAAACCGGCCATGTTGTGGAATGCGGCCCGGGAATGACGGTTCTGTCCGCAGCGCGCGAGGCAGGACTTTTACCCGTATCTTCCTGTCAACGCGGCATCTGCGGAACCTGTAAATCGAAACTGATTTCCGGTCAGGTTGATATGCAACACGGTGGTGGCATTCGACAGCGCGAAATTGACCAGGGCAAGATCCTGATCTGCTGTTCAACCCCTCTTTCTGATATTGAAGTCGAAATCTGA
- a CDS encoding sarcosine oxidase subunit gamma → MTVLTHAFTPGPLVTGKAVSVGLMGPMGRFSLRLRQAGLAAMSVAIGLEMPTRIGARAQNASREIICLGPDEWCLQARAVEATDIMDACATIYATTPHSLTDISAREITVLIEGPAASDLLTIGCPRDLDKIAPGEGCRTVFEGISIVLWRDGEHRFRLDVWRSFAPHLIGLLEIGAQEFNP, encoded by the coding sequence ATGACAGTATTGACACATGCCTTCACGCCGGGTCCGCTTGTAACAGGCAAGGCCGTTTCGGTTGGTTTGATGGGCCCGATGGGCCGGTTTTCGCTACGTTTGCGTCAGGCAGGGCTGGCGGCCATGTCGGTGGCGATTGGGTTGGAAATGCCAACGCGCATTGGTGCGCGTGCGCAAAATGCAAGTCGCGAAATCATTTGTCTTGGCCCGGATGAATGGTGTTTGCAGGCAAGAGCGGTCGAAGCCACAGATATTATGGATGCTTGTGCCACGATTTATGCGACCACACCTCATAGTTTAACCGATATTTCCGCCCGTGAAATAACGGTTTTGATCGAGGGACCAGCGGCGAGCGACCTTCTGACAATCGGTTGCCCGCGCGACCTGGATAAAATTGCGCCGGGAGAGGGATGCCGAACTGTTTTTGAAGGTATTTCAATTGTGTTGTGGCGGGACGGCGAACATCGTTTTCGGCTGGATGTGTGGCGGTCTTTTGCCCCGCACTTAATCGGTTTACTGGAAATAGGGGCGCAGGAATTTAACCCGTGA
- a CDS encoding FAD-dependent oxidoreductase produces the protein MAAFPEKAKVVIVGLGGIVGASVVHHMIENGWDDIVGIDKSGIPTDIGSTAHASDFCFATSHDLLSCWTTMYSMNFYEKMGHYARIGGLEVARVGDDERMAELKRRVDSGKAFGTNVKIINAAEAKEKFPLLEEDMIQGAMWDPDAGLVTPRSQTVAGKLVDQAIATGKLQAFGNTSALELTSENGRITGVRTERGTIMADYVVVCAGLWGRLIAELAGEDLPVMPVDHPLTFFGPYNAFEGTGVEIGMPLLRDQGNSAYMRDTGDPKSTEGGQIEWGYYYEENPRLVHPRELLEKHQARLSPSQRDLELEDVIEPLERAMELTPILTELGFNESHSFNGLLQTSIDGGPSIGESRKLRGLWYAVGIWIKDGPGMGKLLADWMTHDRTHIDHHAIDYSRFNDFQLSEQYIYDRCWETAKKIYNPPIHPREPFANARGIRRSPFYEREVELGGYFMELGGWERAHGYAANEHLLEKYADQVPVRENEWDTRHFWRVSNAEQLEMSADCGIINLSHFHMTDIEGPDHVALMEWLCVAKVGGDNNIGKGIYTHMLDDEGNVRADFTVFRMEDRCRLVNGADAGPRDLIYMRRVAEDKGFDVTITDVTEKYTTVGIWGPNARENLQNVVDNPDALSLENFPFAAIRQIKIAGKTVTAFRISYVGEQGWELHMRYEDGLDVWDALRSTGVIAVGVETYANSRRLEKSLRLQNADLITQYNLYEANLARPKVKEADFRGKAKHAEYRERDHQPAMLCTLIMTDNVDNQGVARYPLGSLPVMDPETGETLIDELGRRSYTTSIAYGPSIGKNIALAYLPHAYCQEGRKLNISYFDEIYPVEVAGIGYKPLYDAENTKPRS, from the coding sequence ATGGCCGCATTTCCAGAGAAGGCAAAAGTTGTCATCGTTGGCCTCGGCGGCATCGTAGGCGCCTCGGTGGTGCATCATATGATTGAAAATGGCTGGGACGATATTGTCGGCATCGACAAATCCGGCATCCCGACCGACATTGGCTCGACGGCACATGCCTCGGATTTCTGCTTTGCCACCAGCCATGACCTGCTGTCCTGCTGGACGACCATGTATTCGATGAATTTCTATGAAAAGATGGGGCATTATGCCCGCATCGGCGGCCTGGAAGTGGCCCGCGTTGGCGATGATGAACGCATGGCGGAACTCAAACGCCGGGTTGATTCCGGCAAGGCCTTTGGCACCAATGTCAAAATCATCAATGCCGCCGAAGCCAAGGAAAAATTCCCGCTGCTTGAAGAAGACATGATCCAGGGTGCGATGTGGGACCCCGATGCAGGCCTTGTCACCCCGCGGTCGCAAACCGTGGCGGGCAAACTGGTCGATCAGGCGATTGCCACAGGCAAGCTGCAGGCATTTGGCAATACATCGGCGCTGGAACTAACCAGCGAGAATGGCCGCATCACCGGTGTACGTACCGAACGCGGCACCATCATGGCCGATTATGTGGTTGTTTGTGCAGGGCTTTGGGGCCGTCTGATTGCCGAACTGGCCGGTGAAGACCTGCCGGTTATGCCGGTGGACCATCCGCTAACCTTTTTCGGACCGTATAACGCATTTGAAGGTACGGGTGTTGAAATCGGCATGCCGCTTTTGCGGGATCAGGGCAATTCGGCCTATATGCGCGATACCGGCGACCCCAAAAGCACCGAAGGCGGCCAGATCGAATGGGGTTATTATTACGAGGAAAATCCCCGCCTGGTGCATCCGCGCGAACTACTTGAAAAACACCAGGCGCGTCTTTCGCCCTCCCAGCGCGATCTGGAGCTTGAGGACGTGATCGAGCCGCTGGAACGGGCAATGGAACTGACCCCGATCCTGACTGAACTGGGCTTTAACGAAAGCCATTCCTTTAATGGCCTGTTGCAGACATCGATTGATGGCGGTCCATCTATAGGGGAAAGCCGCAAACTGCGCGGTTTGTGGTATGCGGTCGGCATCTGGATCAAGGACGGGCCGGGTATGGGTAAACTGCTGGCAGACTGGATGACACATGACCGCACCCATATTGATCATCACGCCATTGACTACAGCCGTTTCAACGATTTCCAGCTGAGTGAACAATATATTTATGACCGGTGCTGGGAAACCGCAAAAAAAATTTACAATCCACCGATCCACCCGCGCGAACCCTTTGCCAATGCACGCGGTATTCGCCGTTCGCCGTTTTACGAACGCGAAGTCGAACTGGGTGGCTATTTCATGGAACTGGGCGGCTGGGAACGTGCGCATGGTTACGCCGCCAACGAACATCTGCTGGAAAAATACGCCGATCAGGTTCCCGTGCGTGAAAACGAATGGGACACCCGCCATTTCTGGCGCGTATCCAACGCCGAACAGCTGGAAATGAGTGCGGATTGCGGCATCATCAACCTGTCGCATTTCCACATGACCGACATTGAAGGCCCCGATCACGTCGCCCTGATGGAATGGCTGTGTGTTGCCAAGGTTGGTGGGGATAACAATATCGGCAAGGGTATTTATACCCATATGCTCGATGATGAAGGCAATGTCCGGGCCGACTTTACCGTGTTCCGCATGGAAGACCGCTGCCGCCTGGTTAACGGGGCCGATGCCGGCCCGCGCGATTTGATCTATATGCGCCGCGTTGCCGAGGATAAGGGCTTTGACGTGACCATCACCGATGTCACCGAAAAATACACGACTGTCGGCATCTGGGGCCCGAATGCACGTGAAAACCTGCAAAATGTGGTCGACAACCCCGATGCGCTGAGCCTGGAAAACTTCCCGTTTGCCGCCATTCGCCAAATCAAAATTGCCGGTAAAACCGTTACCGCATTTCGCATTTCCTATGTTGGGGAACAAGGCTGGGAACTTCATATGCGTTATGAAGACGGACTGGATGTCTGGGATGCGCTGCGTTCAACCGGTGTTATTGCGGTTGGCGTTGAAACCTATGCCAATTCGCGCCGCCTGGAAAAATCGCTGCGTTTGCAAAACGCCGATCTGATCACGCAATACAACCTTTATGAAGCCAATCTGGCCCGTCCCAAGGTCAAGGAAGCGGATTTCCGTGGCAAGGCCAAGCATGCCGAATATCGCGAACGCGACCATCAGCCGGCCATGCTGTGCACCCTTATTATGACCGATAATGTCGATAATCAGGGCGTTGCTCGTTACCCGTTGGGCTCGCTTCCGGTCATGGACCCGGAAACAGGTGAAACCCTGATCGACGAGTTGGGCCGCCGATCCTATACCACATCCATTGCCTATGGCCCCAGCATTGGCAAAAACATTGCGCTGGCTTATCTGCCACACGCCTATTGCCAGGAAGGCCGCAAACTCAATATTTCGTATTTTGACGAAATCTATCCGGTTGAAGTCGCTGGTATTGGCTACAAACCGCTTTATGACGCGGAAAACACAAAACCACGCAGTTAG